A window of Nomascus leucogenys isolate Asia chromosome 19, Asia_NLE_v1, whole genome shotgun sequence genomic DNA:
caggagatcgagaccatcctggctaacacggtgaaaccccgtctctactaaaaatacaaaaaatttgccgggtgtgttggcgggcgcctgtagtcccagctactcgggaggctgaggcaggagaatggcgtgaacccgggaggcggagcttgcagtgagccgagattgcgccactgcactccagcctgggggacagagaaagactccgtctcaaaacaaagaaaaaaaagaaaacagcagaagtaagtagagatggggtttctactCATCAAGAAAGCGTTCACTCtgctctttctgtttttctgtgagaGCTGGCCATAAAGGAATTCTCTAACTTCATGTGGAAGTAGGTCATAGGCCCTCATTTCAGAGGGGTCCTGCCCTATACTtggaggccaagaagaatctggacAGGCCCTGCTGGTCCCCCACCCCCcatttattaccattagatcctACCCTTTTTGTCTaatcatacttctttttttttttttgagatggagtttcgctgttgttgcccaggctggagtgcaattgtgcagtctcggctcactgcaacctccacctcctgggttcaagtgattctcctgcctcagcctcccatatagctgggattacaggcgcgtgccaccatgcctggctaattttgtatttttagtagagactgggtttctccatgttggtcaggctggtctcgaactcccaacctcaggtgatccacccacctcggcctcccaaagtgctgggattacaggcgtgagccaccgcgcccagccaatccaATCATACTTCTATACAACTGTCCATTCTTCACAGCCTAAACATAAAAATGCACTTTTCCTTGGGTCTTTGTTTCTGAAGTTTCCTATATCATGTAAAACTGTGATTAAACGTTaggcttttctcttgttaatgttttttatttatagggGTATCAGCCTTGACCCTTGCGATGGGTAAggaaaagatattactttttctccccTACACCTCTATCTGCTTTTTCACCTTGTCCCCTGATAGTCCTGAttcctcatttctttcctttccagaaTGTGGACATGCTTACTCGGGGATTGTGGCCCACCAGAAGCATTTAGTTCCTACCAGCCCCCCAATTTCTCAGGCCTCAGAGGGGGCATCTTCAGACATCCACACCCCTGCCCAGATGCTCCTGTCCGCTTTGCAGTCCACCCAGCACCCCACCCTCCCAGTAGGATCACTGTCCTTGGACAAAGAACTCACTCGTCCCAATGAAACCACCGTTCACACTGCGGGCCACAGTCTGGCAGTTGGGCGTGAGGCTGGGGAGAACCAGAAGCAGCCGGAAAAAAATGCTGGTCCCACAGCCACAGTGGCGGTCCTGTGCCTCCTGGCCATCGTCTTCATCCTCACCGCAGCCCTTTCCTATGTGCTGTGCAAGAGGAGGAGGGGGCAGTCACCGCAGTCCTCTCCAGGTAAACTGGACCTTTGAACCCTTCCCCCAGGGACCCAGAGCTTTCCTGACAGGCACCCTGACCCAGTGGCTCCCAGGTGGCTGGAAACCTGGCCTTGGCACACAAGTATCAAGGTTGTCTGCACAAGGTTGACTCTGGGCCCTCTGAGGACAGTCAGCCGGGGACTGTAGAGCGTGGAGAGGGAAGGAAGCCACCATGGGCACAGGGACTAGTGCTCGGAGCAACATCGTGGAGAAGATGGCTAGAGCAAGCtagtgggagggaggtgagggccAGTCATTCAATTCACAAAttttcactgagcacctactgtgggTCAGGTCATAGTGTTGATGTCTTGATCTGATTCCCTAGTTCAAGCTATCCTTGATCTCAGAGCTCATCTCTCAATTTCTTTATCCTTTACAGATTTGCAGTTTCATTATATACCTGTGGCACCTGACTCTAATACCTGAGCCAAGAATGGAAGCTTGTGAGGGTAAACTGGTTTATTCTTACAAAAAGTGTAATAAAGGAGACTGGCCTGTGACAACATGGTAGACTGTATAcatacttgtttttgtttttcgctTTTTAGAGACGgactctatgttgcccaggctgttatGGAACTGTTAtggagtcaagtgatcctcccaccttggcctctgaggattataggtgtgacctaCCACATCCAGCCTACATGTATTTGTTAATATCTAACAGGACTAAGCAGCCACTGCCCTCTTTTAGGCCCCTCATTTAAAAACGGTTATATTATAAAATCTGCTTTTCACACTGGGTGATAACTTGGACAAATtctatgtgtattttttgttttgttttgctttgctttgttttgacaCAGAGTatcgctttgtcatccaggccggagtgcagtggcatgatctcggctcactgcacccccacctcccaggttcaagcgattctcctgcctcagcctcctgagtagctgtgattacaggcatgcaccaccacaccggctaatttttttttttttttttgagatggagtcttgctctgtcaccaggctggagtgcagggggcacaatcccggctcactgcaacctctgcctcctgggttcaagcaattctcctgtctcagcctgccgagtagctgggactacaggcgcccgccaccacgcctggctaattttttgtatttttagtagagatggggtttcaccatgttggccaggatggtcttgatctcttgaccttgtgatccgcccgcctcggcctcccaaagtgctgggattacaggcgtgagccactgcgcccggccacaccagctaattttttgtatttttagtagagacggggtttcaccatgttggccaggcagatctcgaactcctgacctggtgatctgcccacctaggcctcccaaagtgctgggattaaaggtgtgagtcaccatgcctggccctatgtgtgttttttaactactaaaaattatttttgtaatgattGAGTCTTCTTTATGGAAACTACAGGCCTCGGCCCTTGCGCCCTTACCATGATTCCTGGCTTCAGCTTTTTTTGCTGATGGTTCCCCCTCATCCCAAATCTCTCTCCCAGTACACCAGTTGTtcctcccccacctcagccctctcCTGCATCCTCCTGTCCCCGCAACGAAGGCCTGGGctttcccaccctccctccttaGCAGGCGCTGTGCTGGGACACCATATGGGCTGGTTTCACTTCCTCAGTCCCTTGCCTACCCCAGTGAGAGTCTGatcttgtttttattgttattttattattattaaaactctAGTTCTTGTTTTGTCTCTCTGAATGAAGAAGTATGTATCTTCGGTAGGCCAAGTCTGCGGGAAGCTTGGGGCAGCAGCATGATGTGTTTGAGGAAGTGGGTTGGGTATGTCAGTTTCCatctcctctctgagcctgtcAGGGTGTTTCTGGGGTGCAGAGCAGGAGCACCCTGCTGGAGAGGCCAGGGCATAGCTGTGGGCAGGCTCAGGCTTCAGTTTTTCCATGCCCACCATTTGCCCCTTTGTCCTAGGGTACTTTGACCAGCAGGGTATGTTGGTGCTCATACTCCCCACCCTACATGTTCCCAGGTTCTGTCCCATGGCACAGGCGATGGTCTCCCTCTGAGCTCTGGGTCCATCTCCCTGGCCTAGTTCTCCAGCATCTGCTCACAGGTTCGAGCCACATCACTGAGCTTGAGGCGGGCATAGTCCACTCGCTTCAGAGCCATCTGACAGTCCTTCCTCGAAGAGTAGCTGGAGCCCTCATGGGGCTGCCCTGTGGCCACCTACAAGACAGACTATCAATGGAGCACCATCTCCTTTACCCTTACTCCAACCAGGCATCATTTCGTCTCATTTCTTCCCTGAGTTTGAATTTGTTAGGCCACCTGGTAGCTGGGTAAATAAATCATTTAACTTATGTTAATcttgtctgtaaagtgggggTGACAATAACTACTTCCTAGAGTTGTTGAGATTAGATAAAGTAATGCAGACTATCTGGCACACTGTAAAAATTAGTAGTGGTAGTGGTCCCTGCGACGATTTCAGAACCTTCTCAATCCTGTCCCTCTTCTCAGGATATAAAGATCTGGGACCTCGTGGCATTGAGGTCAGGCCAAGCTTCCAGTGACAAAGTTCTGTAGTTCTAGCATTATTTACACATCTTCTGCCAGGCACACGTGATGTTACCCAGTGAGGTATGCGGGGCCACCTTtaattctttcattatttattattttttgagagagagtttttgctctgttacccaggctggagtgcaatggcatgatctcggctaagtacaacctccgcctcctgggttcaagcgattctcctgcctcagccttccaagtagctgggattacaggtgcccgctactagcccagctaatttttctatttttagtagagacggagtttcaccatgttggccaggctgaactcctgacctcagatgatccacccgcctcggcctcccaaagtgctgggattacaggagtgagccaccgcgcccggcctaatttttatatttttggtagagacgtggtttcaccgtgttggccaggctggtctcgaactctgtcaagccactgcgcccggcccattcttTCCTTTTAGAGGAAGAAACCGGCTCTGGACGGCCGGCTGGGGAGGTCTGGTCCTGCCCAGTTAATGCTCCACCCGGGATCACCCAAGGCTGAGGCTTTGACCCAGAGCTGGGGTCCGCTCGCAGCACCCCCCAGACACACCGACCTGGGTGAGGTAGCGGATCTGAGCTGACAACTCCGCCTCCACGTGTTGCACTGAAGCGGTGAAGGCCGCCGCCTGCCGGTCTAGAAGCCGCTCGTTAGTTTTTTCCTTGGACAATTCTAGGATCACAGTACCTGCCAGGGCGGAGAGAGGGCGGGGACACACGGAGACTGCCAGTGTAGCCTCGCCCTAGGCCAGCCCCTCTCAGTCCCGCCCTTTCGCTGCGCACGCACGTAGgattccctccccacccctgctccaAGTCCCAGGTCAGTCTGTCGGTGCAGCCCGGCCACGCTTTTGCTCCCCGCCGTCCGGGCTGTCGCATCCCGAACCTGCATTCTGAAGGATGGCGCCGATTTCCCGTTCAATGTCTTCCAGAGCGCGTAGTCTCTCGTTCGCCAGGCTGTAGGTAGCCATTATCACTCTGGGAATTCTCACCAGCAGTTTCTCCTGAGAAACGCGACGCTTGTTCCGGAAGTGGCTCTCGGTATGCGCCTGCGCAGAGGGTACCGTGTAGCGAGCACTACAATTCCCAGGATGCTCAGCGCAGCCTCGACTCCTCGGTCCGCTTGATGAACTACAACTCCCGGGGCCCGCTGCGCCTCAGCCACAGGACCACCCGTAGTCAGAGGCGACAGTGGAATATCCCCTGGCCCGAGGCCATTCAGAACTGTCCATCTTCTTGACACCGTCTGTGGCCTCTAGTTTATTCTAcacaagtttatttatttgtgagacagtcttactctgtcgcccaggttggagtgcagtggcaagatctccctgcctgcaacctccacctcccaggttcaagcgattctcctgcttcagcttcgcGAGtgcctgggattataggcgcccgccaccacgcccggctaatttttgtatttttagtagaacggggtttcaccatgttggccaggctggtctcgaactcctgacctcaagcgatccacccgcttcggcctcccaaagtgctgggattacaggcgtgagctgaaTCTTAAAGGTGAAGTACGTGGATGAGAGCTTGTAGTGGAAAAGGGAGACGGCATAGGCAAGAGCATGGTGCTGTAACGGGCCCAGCGCATGTGGAGTCAGCAAGGGATTCTGTCTGCCTGGAGTGAACGGAGTGTGGTGGGGGTTAGGTATGACAATGGTGAGGCTGGAGAGAGGAGCGGAATCAGGAAAAGGCTTGCAAGCTAAGTACTTTGGACTTGAGTCTGAAGACATTTAAGCCTTTAAAGGGTTTTTAAGAAGTGTGTTATGACCAGAATTACCTTTTTTGGAAAGATCGCTTGTAACAGTTTATAGTAGATTATCAAGAATGAAACTAGTTTGCCCGAGGTTAGCAAATGAAGGTTAGACTCAGTTAAACTGAATGgtctagcctggggaacatagtgagatactgtctttataaaaaaatttgggggctgggcatggtggcttactcctgtaatttcagctctttgggaggctgaggtgggaggatcacttgaactaaggactttgagaccagcctgggcaatatagtgagaccccgtctcctatatttaaaaaataaaggctgggtgtggtggctcacacctgtaatcccagcactttggaggccgaggcgggtggatcacctgaggtcaggagttcgagaccagcctgaccaacatggagaaaccccatctctactaaaaatacagaattagctgggcatggtggcacatgcctgtaatcccagctacccaggaggctaaggcaggagaatcacttgaacctgggaggcggaggttgcggtgagctgagattgcaccattgcactccagcctgggctacaagagtgaaactccgtctcaaataaataaataaatataaagtataaataaaaatatttaaaaattaaaaaaaaatagccaggcttggtggctgatgcctgtattcccagcttcttgagaggctgagataggaggatttcttgagcctgagaggtcgaggctgcagtgagccatggattgtgccactgcactccaggctgggtgacagaatgagaccctgtctcaaaaaacaaaaaacttgatgGATCTGGCATTTGACTTAATCCTTCCCTAAATgctaataaaataacaataaagttgcttttttaaaaaaattttattttttgagacaaggtctcactctcctgcccaggctggaattcagtggctcaatcatggctcactgcaaacttaaactcccaggctcaagtgatcctc
This region includes:
- the CXCL16 gene encoding C-X-C motif chemokine 16; amino-acid sequence: MGRDWGLGSLVLLLLLVYLTQPGNGNEGSVTGSCYCGKIISSDSPPSVQFMNRLRKHLRTYHRCLYYTRFQFLSWSVCGGNKDPWVLELMSCLDLKECGHAYSGIVAHQKHLVPTSPPISQASEGASSDIHTPAQMLLSALQSTQHPTLPVGSLSLDKELTRPNETTVHTAGHSLAVGREAGENQKQPEKNAGPTATVAVLCLLAIVFILTAALSYVLCKRRRGQSPQSSPDLQFHYIPVAPDSNT
- the MED11 gene encoding mediator of RNA polymerase II transcription subunit 11, which gives rise to MATYSLANERLRALEDIEREIGAILQNAGTVILELSKEKTNERLLDRQAAAFTASVQHVEAELSAQIRYLTQVATGQPHEGSSYSSRKDCQMALKRVDYARLKLSDVARTCEQMLEN